The window atgtgcagctcacaaccaccaaggccagttccaggggatctgatgccttcttatGGAGTGTAAATACACCTACACATCATGGTGTGCCttagtattctattgctgtggacATTATGACcccagcaactcttttttttttttttttttttttggtttttcgagacagggtttctctgtggctttggagcctgtcctggaactagctctgtagaccaggctggtctcgaactcacagagatccgcctgcctctgcctcccgagtgctgggattaaaggcgtgcaccaccgtcgCCCGGCTGACcccagcaactcttacaaagtaGAGTATTCAGTTGGAGTTTGCTTAGAGTGTCAGAGGTTTAGCTCATTATCATGGTGTGGAGAAACATGGCAGCACCCAGGCAGACATTGTGCCGCAAGACATAGCTGAGACTTCTACCTCCCgatccacaagcagcaggaagagatcgACTCTGGACttggcatgagcttttgaaaccccaaagcccatccactgtgacatacttcctccgaCAAGGAGCACACCtgttccagcaaggccacaccttctaatccctCTCAGgtaatgccactccctgatgacccaGCATTCAAATcaatgagcctgtgggggccattcctattcaaaccaccacagagtgtagacatactcacagacatacagagacataGTAAATAAACTGTAAACATAAAAAGAGCTGTAAACCTTCCAGTAATAAATCTTTTAATACAAAGACGCCTGAGTTTCttcaaaccaaaaaaccaaaatctgCACAAATACCTGTTGAAGCTTCCATCTAGAACCTTCTTTGGAGAAGAATGAAACTGGTTCACTTCTTGACGTGAGAAGTTCTTTctctaaaagtaaaatatatattttttcatataagtgtgtatatgtatattatataatatgtataaacAGTAGCTTACTTTTTGTTCTAAATAATGttatttcatttaaatgtttaaatataagcaaatacTCATGTATTTAAGGAAAAagtcttgaaaacaaaatgtgTCCTAAAAATAACCATTCTTTAATATATACAAAAGGTAGCTAAAATACATCAGAAAATGGCTGGAGGTGCTGAGTACAGGTGAGTGCCACGCAAGCATAAGGAGCTCAGATTCAATGCCCAGATCCTTCCTAGAAGCTAGTTATATAGTGCAAGCAAATGTAACCTCAGTCCTACTGTGATGAGATGGCTAGCTAAGACGAAAGAATCCTGAGCTGACATTCCAGTATGGAACGAGGAAATCTCACAAGCCCCTACCCTTAGACAAAGAGCTAGAGATAACGAATAGCTGTGGAAAGAAGAAGAATTAATCTTCTCTCTCCCCTAAATACATATACAGTAACACTAAATAGACTCAGCATGttgtttttacacacacatgcgcgcgcacacacatgggGGGGATCGTGGAGTAGAGAGGGAATGGGGAAAACACTAGAGGAGTTGGAGAGTGGAAACTATGTAGAGACAGTGTTCACATATTAAATTCTCAACAATAGTAATAAGTGCTAAAAAACACATCAAGTGTCTtaagggttttattgctgtgaagagacccataaccacagcaactctttgaaggaaaacgtttaattggaaGGGGCTTGCTTACCGTTCCAGATGTTCGGTCCATTCTCatcaggaggtggtggtggggaacatggcagtatGGAGGCAGATACAGTGCTCGAGGACTAGCTGAGAgacctacatcttacaggcaacaggaagttgactgactgtcacactgagaaaGTTCCGAGCAAaaaagacctcaaaacccacccctaaagtgacactcttcctccaacaaggccacacctcctagtagtgcctctccctttggaggccatttactttctttcaaaccaccccaTCAAGTATCCTAAAATTCATGTATAAACCTTACAAAATCTCAGTGATCATGTAAATAAGTAAGAATAACCCAGAAAATTCTAAAAGCAGAATATTGAAAACATCAGCTTATATTACTGTACACCTACGGTCAATGAATGATGATACTGGCTAAGGGGTTGACACAGTGGGACATAACACagaatttcaaaacaaatagATGTgggatttattatatatatgatagaCATGGCATCTTAAAGTAGTGAAGGAAAATACAGATCATAATAAAAATTGGGTTGGGTCAACTGGGTAACCACCTGCAAAAAATTAAGTTCCATTcacatctcaaaaaattaaattttgaccTAAGAAAAACCATGGAATAATTACTTTgtaatcttaaaaagaaagtaacCTTTCTAAATTTGTATGAGAATTCTAAACGTAATGAACTGTTTACAGATCAATACAGTTATGAAACAAGACAGGGTAGATTGTTTATGTCACTATTATTGATAAGAGTGAAATATTTCAAATGACTGAGATTCGTTAGTAAGGGATTTACCTTACTATTAAAGTGtcattaaaattataaagtatttcTGTGTTACACAGAGATTTGTCTGACGCCTGAGATCTATCAAAGGATGAAGTGAGGCATCCTTACACCAGTGCTCACAGGATCACATGTCTCTTACATGACCTGAATATCAAATATATagttcatattcttttttatttcatgatgGATTATCACAACTTCTCATGAATTTAAAATAGAaccaaaacatatatatatatatgtgtgtgtgtgtgtgtgtgtgtgtatatgttaagatttatttacttattatgtatacaatgttctgcctgcaggccagagaagggcactagatcttattacaggtggttgtgagccaccatatagttgctgggaattgaacttaggacctctggaagagcaaccagtgctcttaaccactgagccatctctccagccctgaaccaAAACATATTTAGAAAGGTTGTCAGAATAAATTCTATGAATAACTTTAGTAAACATGTATTTTTACTTCCCAAAAAATGGGTTTGTAACCAATTGATTTCATACTTGTAAACATAAGTCAAAAAATCTCACTTTTGGGTTTCTTATTTCCTAATTCTAAGTGTAACTGAACCTCTTTGGAAGAGCTTATCAATCATATACTGATTTTTCTATGAAATAGCTGTTTGGGACAGCTGTTTTTCCACCATGAACAACAGGTTATCTGACCTGATGTCACTGGGCAGGTCTTATTTTGGTGATTGTAGTGGTTTCAATAAgactggcccccataggctcatagatttgattACTTTGTCACCAGGGGCTGGCActatttggaaggattaggaggtgtgccttgttggaggaagtgtgttgcaggAGTCTCTGCTGAGCCCatactctctctcttcccactgcctgtgtatccaaatgtagaactctcagctccttctccagcatgtctgtctgcaatgatgataatggactaacctccgatactgtaagcaagctccagttaaatgctttctttctttttttttttttttcccaagtcggcagtttttgtggttttatttaaacacaaataaaacgTGCACGCAAGCCATCTACTCATTCTCTTCGCTGCGCAGCCTGGCGTTGGGATTGGTGACTCTGATGGCCAGCTGTGCTGCTCTTTCCACGATGGCTTTTCGGTTCTTGGAGGAAACATTGTGAGCAATCTCAGCACAGTAAGACTTGTTGCACATCAGCAGCACCTCCAGCTCCTTGACGTTGTGGACCAGAAACTTTCGGAAGCCGCTAGGCAGCAtgtgcttggttttcttgttgctCCCATAACCAATGTTGGGCATCAGGATCTGGCCCTTGAATCTTCTCCGCACCCTGTTGTCAATACCTCTGGGTTTCCGCCAGTTTCGCTTAATCTTGACATATCGGTCTGACTGGTGCCGGATGAACTTCTTGGTCCTCTTTTTGACGATCTTGGGCTTCACCAGAGGCCGGAGGGCAGCCATGATGCCGTAAAGGAGATGGCAGCCACCTCGCAGGTAGCGCCGAGGAAGaagctaaatgctttcttttataagagttgctgtgcttgaggctggagaagtagctcagaggttaagagcactggctactcttccaaaggtcctgagttcaattcctagcaactgcatggcagctcacaacttggcggctcacaaccatctgtagtgagatctggtgccctcttttggcatgcaAACATGCATTCAGGCAGAAccctgtattcataataaataaataaataaataaataaataaataaataaataaataaatgtttaaaaattagttgctgtgctcatggtgtctcttcacttcATGGCAATAGAACAGGTACCAAAATATTGACTGCTAAGAGTTCATGGGTACAACTCCCTGCTATGTAGAGAAGACACTCCTCATAACAATCTCTGATCTTACATACAGTCTTTCTTATATTTACTGCTAGGCCATTCATCATCTTTTGGAGACCATTTAACTAAGTTTATCTTGCAATAAGTCTAACTGGTCTTTGTTTGAACATATGAAAAACACTAATTATATACCATGCTGATTTAACTTATGGCCTACTAtgttcccctttttgttttagtgattCTATTGAAATTTCTATCTATACATTTCTGTCTGCAAATAGTGGTAATTTTATTCCCTCATTccaattttaaagtattttctgttCATTTAACTGCACTCTATGTTTATATAAACATCATATTTGTactttgtgggtttttcttttgtaattcatTAATTTccaccttcattttctttcttttttctttttccttcttctaacaTGTTTAGTTGGATATTAATTTTCTTCTGAACACTGTTATAATTTTATTACAGAGTTCATGATGTGTAGAAATTTCTCTATAGTGACTATTCCAGCTATTCT of the Chionomys nivalis chromosome 8, mChiNiv1.1, whole genome shotgun sequence genome contains:
- the LOC130880372 gene encoding 60S ribosomal protein L32, which codes for MAALRPLVKPKIVKKRTKKFIRHQSDRYVKIKRNWRKPRGIDNRVRRRFKGQILMPNIGYGSNKKTKHMLPSGFRKFLVHNVKELEVLLMCNKSYCAEIAHNVSSKNRKAIVERAAQLAIRVTNPNARLRSEENE